DNA sequence from the Huiozyma naganishii CBS 8797 chromosome 10, complete genome genome:
CTCGCTGTTGGAGTGGCGTGCCATTGCTTGGTGGAGTTGTGTCGCGCAGTTCCTGTTGCACCTTCAGTCAAGAGAGTGTAGTGTTTAAAAAGAGATGCAGTTGTAGATAAGATATACAGAGGTATATGTGGGCTACACGATGTTGTAGAAGgtgttgtagttgttgcGGATGGTTCTGCTGAGCAGTGACGGGTCCTCTCCCAGCTGGCTAGCGAGCCATTGAATTGTCTCTGCGAGGGAAGCGTCTGCCTCGGCGATTGTCTCTTCGCGGGAGGGATCCAAGAACAGATCCGTCTCTACGAGGAGGGAACTGCGCGGTACACGGGTGTAATCGAGTCTGCGTGATACTCCAGGGCCTACACTCACGTACAGTTGTTCCCCCGGGAACGACACGGTCCAATGGGTCTGTAGGAATTGTAAAGACCCACTGTACGAATGCAACATGACGCGCACGTTGCTCCCCTGGAGCACTCTTGTACAGCACTCCCACGCGAGTTGCTGGCATCTCACGACGTGGAGGGACACTGGCAGTGAGTGTGTGCGGGCGTAGAGAAGACAGTGTTCCAATACGGCCGTCTGGTGTGCGATATCAACACGGTACGTGTGATTGTGGAGATGAAGCCGTCGCGCCCTATCGAGCCCGACCTCACCGACGCAGACCGGCCCGCTACTAGTGCTGCCGCTACCACTGTCAAGTGACAGTGGAAGTAGTAGTCTCAACGGTGCGGGATCTGGCAACTCGTCAATCACTCCCTGGGGAAGCACCTCTGCCCCCGCCTCTGCCCCCTGCGGTTGCAAGACCCGCTCGTAGTGTTCACGTTTACTCTGTGGCCCAGCTGCGCCGCAGTACACCGTGTGAGCCTCCCAGGGATGCACCCCCAAGCCGTACCTCCAGTGTCCTCCAGCAACAAGAGCCATGTCCCTGGGCCCTGTTGCCATCACTACCCTCGGGACCCCGCCACCCCCGCCATCGCCCCCGCCATCACCACCCCAGTGACAGTGCGCGTCGCACAGCACCCCGCCGTCAACGGCGCCCCGTCCCAGTTCCATCCGACTCCCTGTAGCGACGCGGGGGTCAGATCGAGGGGttgcttcttttggaaTGTGTcgtgtgtatatatatatatatatagtggGGGGGGGAAGGTGGCGGTTGTTGCTTCcattcctcttcctctctgctgctgctggtagATCGGTATACAGATACACATACGGACAGGGCGATGACGATTATTGTAGCGTCGCTGTTCCTGCCATACCAGCCGCAGTTTGAagtcgatgacgacgagttgtTGCAAACGCTGGACGATTCCGTGGTCGATATCGACCCTGAACAGCTCACGCGGTTGCGGTCTGCGTCGCCAGCGCTCAATCAAGACATCAGGAACAAGTCCCAGGACTCGCTGTTGGAGAACTACACTCTGCCCAGGATCAAATCTGCCACGGCGATTGACCAGCTTATGTCCTCGGATGAGTTTATGAAGAATCTGACGGCAAACGCTTCCAATGCTAACACTCCAAAGCATCGCAAACCGTTTTACAGGATTGGTGGAGCTTCAGCTGCTCCTGGTGCTGGCGCTGGGtcccagcagcagcccCTGCAACAACCCGTCCCAGGGAATGCAGCGAAGAATTCATCCGTGGAGAACTTCTTCTCCGCGTACAATTCAAACAGCGCCACTTCGCTGATGGATTTGCCTCAGGGTGGGAACCCACACGCCCCCTTGGGGATCGCAGCGCCAGTGGCGGCTCCACCGGGGGACTCCACGGCTAGTCTGCTCAAAAACGTCAACAGATCTTTGCTCAAACACTCCATCCTCAACAAACACTCGATGTCATCGGGGAACGTGCCCACGCTCAAGGACGGCAGACCGCCCACGATCGTCACCCCGAGATCCAGGGCCGCACAGCAGCCCCAGCAGCGCAGACCTCCTTCTCAGCCGGCTCAAACACAACCGCAAAAGAAAGTCGGTGACGAAGAAACCCCCACTGGTGACCTCCACTACAATGTGCCCAAGTTCGGAGGAttttccaagaagaacctggacttgaaattgaaaatcAAGTCCGCAAACCCTCAAGCGGCGTCTcaagaactgttcaaaaaaattccTTGGAAGATCGTAGACACAATCAAGGGCAATGGGTCCCTCAAGAACGCTATCAACCAGGCGCTCGACGAAGAGACCATCAAGGAATCCGTGCAATGGGTCGGTACCATGGGACTCCCCACGGATGAGATCCCAGAGGAAGTCTTGACGGAGATCCAGCATACGCTCACGGACCAGTATGGATGCCACGCGATCCTTCCGGACGATTTCGTCTTCGATGGAGGGTACCACAACTTCTGCAAGCAGATCATGTGGCCTACTTTCCACTACCAGATCCCAGACAACCCGAACATGAAGGCGTTCGACACGCACTCGTGGGGGCAGTACGTCAAGTTGAACGAGATGGTCGCTCAACAGATCCTCGCGCAGTATAAAGTGGGGGACACCGTTTGGATCCATGACTACCACTTGATGCTCGTCCCCCGTATGGTCAGGCGCGAGTTGCCGGACGCCCGGATCGGGTTCTTCCTCCACGTGTCGTTCCCGAGCAGCGAGGTGTTCCGGTGTCTAGCGGAGCGTGAAACCATCCTCGACGGGATCCTTGGTGCTAACTTCGTCGCGTTCCAAACGCAGGAGTACCTGAGACATTTCCTCCAGACCTGTAACAGGATCCTCATGGCCGATGTCACGGTCCCCGATAGGGAGATAGAGTACAACGGGCAGATCACCTGCGTCAAGTCCATCCCGATTGGGATCGACCCCTTCAGCCTTCAATTACAAGTCATCAAGGATGAGCGTGTAGCCAACTGGAGACAACTGATCAGGGAGCGGTGGGGTGGCGTCAAACTGATTGTGTGCAGGGATCAACTGGACAGGATCAGGGGTCTCATCAAGAAATTACTCTCTTTCGAGCAATTCCTCAAGGACAACCCTGACTACTTCGGCAAAGTGACGCTGTTGCAAATCTGCATTGGGAAGGAGAACGACATGGACTTGAAGAGACAGATCATGCTCATCATCGACAGGATCAACTCGCTCGCGCCATTGCACATCGGCGCGTCCCCACCGGTGGTGTTCCTCCACCAAGACCTCGACTTCGAACAGTACCTCGCGCTGAACTGTGAGGCGGAGATGTTTTGGGTCAACTCGCTGCGCGAGGGGATGAACTTGACTTGCCACGAGTTCATTGTCTCCACGATCGAGAAAAACGCTCCATTGATGATTAGCGAGTTCACAGGGAGTGCATCGCTCTTAAGGCAGGGGGCAGTTCTCATCAACCCATGGGACATCAAGGATGTCTCCCTCAAAATAAAGGTGTGTCTCGAGGCCTCTCcagtgaagaagaagtaccggtggaagaaaatgatgaagagtATTATTTCGAATGACTCGGAGTCTTGGATCAAGTTGaacttccaaaatattTACTCGACGTGGGAGTACACGCAGGAGAGGACCACTGTGGCGAAGTTTTCGTACGAAAATTTGCTCAGGGACTACAATAAGACGAGCAAgcagttcttcttgttcaaagtctcGCAGCCGCCGACCTCGCACATGATCAAAGTGTTGGGTGACCTTGCCTCCAAGAATATCGTCTATGTGATCAACTCGTTCTCTAAATCGATTATGGAGATCCTTTACAACCGTGTACCGAATCTGGGGCTCATTGCGGAGAACGGTGCGTACGTGAAGGTTGACGGTCAAAAATGGCACAACATGGTGGACCAGATCGACTGGAAGAACGAGGCTGTGAAGATCTTCGACGACAAAGTGGAGCGGTTGCCCGGTTCCTACTACAAGATCTCGGAGTCGATGATTCGGTTCCACACGGAGAACGCGGAGGACCAGGACCGTGTCGCGAGTGTCGTCGGGGACGCCATCGCGCATATCAACACCGTATTCAGCGAGTCCGACATCCACGCGTACGTGCACAACAACGTCGTGTACGTGCAACAGATGGGGCTTTCGCTCACGGCGATCAAGTTCCTGTTCCGTTACTACAACAGTGCAACGGTACCTGCAGCTACTGATGACGACGTTGCCGCCGGTAGCGCCCCCGTGCAGACCGCCGAGGAGGTTGAGGAGGGCAAGTCGCAGACGCCGATCGACTTTGCGTGCATCACGGGGTCCACGTCGCCGATCATCGAGCCCGTGTTCAACTTCGTCAAGGAGGAGATGGAACAGGAGCACCTGCAGTGCGGTCACACGGTCGTCTACGGGAACGTCACGTCCACGAACGCGCTGGAACACGTCAACGGGCTCAACGGGCTCTTCAACATCCTGCAGAAGCTGTCCAAAGTGTGAACGCGTCTATGTATCTACTCTATTCTACTTCttctactactactactaaAACTACtctactactactactatttTTACTAATCAAATACTACTAGTCTACTAGTCTACTAGTTTTCCACCTCTAGTCTTCTACTACTTCTTCTAGTACATGTAGTCTACTTCAATTACTCTATTACACTTAGTCTACTACTTCTAGTCTACCACCTCTAGTCTTCTACTACTTCTTCTAGTACATGTAGTCTACTTCAATTACTCTATTACACTTAGTCTACTACTTCTAGTCTACCACCTCTAGTCTTCTACTACTTCTTCTAGTACATGTAGTCTACTTCAATTACTCTATTACACTTAGTCTACTACTTCTAGTCTACCACCTCTAGTCTTCTACTACTTCTTCTAGTACATGTAGTCTACTTCAATTACTCTATTACACTTAGTCTACTACTTCTAGTCTACCACCTCTAGTCTTCTACTACTTCTTCTAGTACATGTAGTCTACTTCAATTACTCTATTACACTTAGTCTACTACTTCTAGTCTACCACCTCTAGtctactactactacgCGACgcattgaaaaattttgatgaaaaattttatcgaaaagtgaaaaattttaaaaCTGACGATTTGTGCACTCTTTCTGTGCTGTTCTGCCGGTTGTGTCGTCTCCTCAAGAGGCAAGACAGCACAGCAGACCATGGGTAAGAAGAACACTAAAGGTGGTAAGAAGGGGAGAAGAGGTAAGAACGTCTCGGACGGACCCAAGCGGGAGCTGATCTACAAGGACGAGGGCCAGGAATATGCGCAGATCACGAAGATGCTGGGTAACGGGAGGGTCGAGGCTAGTTGCTTCGACGGCAACAAGAGGATGGCACACATTAGAGGTAAGTtgaggaagaaagtgtGGATGGGCCAAGGTGACATCATTCTTGTGTCGCTGAGGGACTTCCAGGACGACCAGTGTGACGTCGTGCACAAGTACAACTTGGACGAGGCGAGGACTCTGAAGACGCAAGGTGAGCTGCCCGAGAACGCCAAGATCAATGAGACGGATAACTTCGGGTTCGAGTCCGATGAGGACGTCAACTTCGAGTTCGGCGACGCggacgatgacgacgacgacgaggatgacggAGAATTGGATATCGATGACATCTAAGTGGGGGGGGATTGTAATTGCTCGTTTGTGATAGAACAAAAACACCTATATATTATTGACACACCACTCCTCATATACATCAACTAATACTTTCATTGATTGCTCTTGTATCGCATGGATGCCCATGCGTCACTGCCCAATATCGCTTGGTAATTTTTATTTAATTGCAGAAACAAGAGATGAGTCTGCGATGGTTCTTTTGATGAGTGGGACTGGAGGGTTGGAATGCTGGTGGCATTGTGCTGCGATGGATGTTGCCTCGGGGGAAGATGTTGCGAAGATAAAACAGTCTCTAATTGCAAGCAACCCTGTGAAAATCCTCACCCAAGATGATGTAGCGAAGCATGCAATAATTCCCAGATTCATCGATGATTTTGAGGTGCTCGTCGCCGCACTGAAGGCCACAAGCAGGGATACTAAGTCCAACACTGCCAGTGCCACGGATAAGTACCGTACATTGGTAGTAGACTGTCTGTCAATCTGGTTTTCCAGAACTGCACAATTGCTACAGGCAAAGTTATTCACGACTCACAGGGACGAATTTTCCCAGACTCTACGTACCAGAGTGCTGAGTACCGCAAACTgcgacttcttcttcaaatacATTATAGATTTCTGGATCGATGGGAATCCGCCCTTGATCAGTGCATTGAAGAGCCTGTTCGACAAGTTTTTGGGGCTGTTGAAGATTGTGCAAGGGTCCAAAGATATTTGCTTCATGCTGAACAAATGGTCCgatgaaattttgaaggtCCCATCCACACTGAAAGTTCAGTATTACTTGATCGAAGTGCTGTCCCTTGAAGTAAACATGCATCACATCTTGGAAAGACAGCCGAACTTCATTGCTAAATCCTTTCAACTATTCAAGACGGACTCTCTCGCCAACCCGATAGGGAAATGCCTAGTCAATCTGCTAATAAACGTGTACAAGATTCATTTTGGTGAAGATAGGGCAAAGATACCGCATTGGGTACAAATATGGATCGAGCCACTCAGGAAATCCGTAAACATGGCAAATCCGGCAACAGCAAACTTGATCAAGCTTTATTTTCTTGCCCCACTGTTAAAACACACACCGAGCGAAGTGTTCATCCagctttttcaaaatgtcaACCTTAGCAAGGATGATCCATCGTTATTGTTGCTAGTTTTGAGGATTGGAGAAGAGCTATCGATTGAGGAGGAACCGTTCCACAACGATAGATTGATCCCCATGGATACAGTCGCTGAACTATTGGATGTCGATGAATTCAAACTTGCAgcttttgaacttttgacATATTCCAGCAAAAAATCGAAACCTATTCAACCAACGGTGTTCGACGTTATAATTGAACACCTCACaattttcttcatcgaCAGCAATATAGAATCTGCAAACTCGTTTTCAAGCACGTTTAAAAAATTCGTGTTGAGGATCAGGGATTCTGCGTACGGGTTGAACAGAACAATGATTAAACTTAACAAGGCAAACAAGTTCccagaggaacaggaacagATAAAACTACAACTCCAAAATtatcaaaattttttgaaaaggttgCTAAGACTGCTAAAGAGGAACATTATCCCAGGGGTTCAATACCAAGAGTCTCTGCTTTCACTCGATATCGTTCAATATCTAATCAGCATCGGTTTGGATTCTAATATCCCAGCAGAATTCGTTGATAAACAGAACCCGATTGTCTGGCCCTTCCGTATGGATATAATCACGGACGTTACGCTATTACAACTATTGCTGGATAACTTGGTTAACAGGTTTAGCGATATTCGCCAAGTTTCGAAGACATTGCTCTTTGCCGCCAATAAATGTGAAACATCAAAGAAAGTATTAGATGAACTCGTTGATGTGACATCTCTCATGGcaagaacaaaacaaaatttgCCTAAATATCAAGACAGCGAAACCAACGCATCCTTGAATTCGTTCTTGTTCGGTATCTCTTTAGACAAAATTAAATGCATCGAGGACAGGGTGCACGAACTCAGAAttgaaaatcaaagagTAAAGAAAGACCCAATTGCACGTTCGAAGAATGTGATTAGCGGTCATTGTACCGTTCTAGCTCTGTATTTAGATGCACTTGATTCAGAAGACATACCGAAAGTGGTACTTGATCCAATTTTGGAGCAAGTTTCTGCGGCGTGGGAAATTGTAAAGGGGATAATGTGCTACGACGCCTCCGATTCTTTACTTCCAGCCGAATACCTTGGTTCAGGAATTTCAGACCAAACTGTACTGACATACTCGTTCAAAACTGTGAAGGAATCATGTGCTTTATTGGATGTTTTGTTAACTCGGTACCCGCTAAGCGACTCACAATTAGAACCCCTAGGAGAGCATCTCATATCTCAATTGCTCAATATTCGCCACAGTGGTGCGTTTCAAGCGGTTCTACCAACGTTtaaaatattttgttaCAAGTGCAGGGAAAGAATCCCTAAGCGGTTAACCAACTGGCTCgatgaaattttgaaaacacTGGAAACTAAGACTCAACATATAACGAGACGGTCAGGCGGGCTGCCCTTCTTGGTAACAAGTATAATAGTGACTGAAACAGACAAAAAAAGGCCTGAACTTAAAACAGTCTTTGACAAACTTCTATCTATCATTAGCAATGCTTCCGAGATAAACCATCAGGATAAACTAGATTTACCAGCGGTCAATGCGTTTAACTGCATCAAGGCCATTTTCATTGAATCTAAGCTGTCACATGCGTGCACGGCGTATTTTCCCATTGGATTGGAGTGGTCTCTGAAATACTTTTCATCTGATATATGGGCCTTACGGAACTGTTCATTGATGCTGTTTACCTCTCTACAGAATCGTATATTTGGTAAAACTGGCAACAATATTGGTGCTCGTCTTTTCTTTACCAGATATAATGGTATTAAGGGAACCTTACTATCAATTTTAGACCAGTCCACAAAAACACAAACGGATGTAGAATCTACTTTCCTCGTTTTGAATCTGTTGCTCCGTTTGAACCAGACACCGGGTTACGACGGTTTAGACGTATTCATACCCCCAGTGACGCACTGCTTAAAGGATGTAAATTGGAAGATACGAGAACTTGCCGCCAAAGTCCTAGCTTCTTTCGTGGACCAATCGCACGGAATTTGTATTAACATCATAACAAACGTTTCGTTGACAGACCAAAACAAGTTGCACGGGCATTTGCAGGTTATAGCCCATTTACTTGGCAAACAGATGTACAGTTCTGAGCTTATCCCTTTTATCCTAAGCAGTGCACATCAATTCGTTACGTTAAATCCATGCTATGTTACAGTAAAAGCGTACCTCAAAAATGTCGATACAATATTCAAGGAGTACCGCGCGGATGTAACTGATTCCCAGTATACCGAGATTGTGGCCATTTTTGGTAACTATTTCTTAAAGAAATCTGAGAAGTATTGCATTGACGGAAGCAAGCAATTGTGTCTTGCTCAGGTAGcatcttttcttttaagAAATGAAAAGAGTCAGAATAAAATGCCACTGTGCGAAATAGCTCTTGAGTGTCCATTCTACGAGGTGCAAAATGCCGCGATCAACTACGTCATTGAAGTATGGGATACGGAAAGTTTAAAGGGTACCGAACTAATTGGTATTTGTGCCAGCTTGCAGTCACTTCTTCATAGCCCAGAAGTGCTTATTTCATTGAAGGGTAATGTAATGAAGGCGTTGCAAAAATGTGGACAAAATTTTGGTATGAGAGATTTAATGCAAACCCTAAAGACGCCACGTGCTGAATCTTATATACTGTATGCCATAACGTTGCTGGGCGAATGTGTTAAGACATACCAAGATGCTCGGTTAATGCTGGAGTTTCTCCAACCGTATTTGTGTGATGAGGCCAGTGAGTCGTACAGGTCGGCCACATTGACCAGTTTGATAAACTGCAGCAAGAATATCAAAGTGCCTCAAGTGCTTTTGGAAATCCACAATTTTCTAAGTGACGATGATATCGATCTGAGAGAAACTGCAGCCGCTTACTTAAACAGAGATGTGATGATGTTGTCAAATTGGCATATTGCACAAAACTTTATGGTAACTTCTGAGAGGTTTTGCAGACAGTATGTTGGCCTGTTCCGCGAGGAAGAGGTGCGTGCGTATATTACTGAAAGAATTATaaaattctttgaaaagaacgATATATTTGCCAGTAAAAAGAACTTTGAAGGTTTATTTGACGTCGAGAAAGATAACCAATATAGAAACGACATTcaacaaaatttccaatatcTTGATATGTTGAAAGAGATTGATCTCGGTTCTGATTCATCTTTGAGAACCTATGCCACGTCATATTGTACCAAGGTGATTCGTCATATATCTGGTTTGCAATTGCAAGATAATTTATCGGGTTGGACCGCGGATATCGATGTTTTCTCAAGGATAGTTGTCTTGCGAACTTTGTTGGATCAGGAAA
Encoded proteins:
- the KNAG0J00410 gene encoding putative endodeoxyribonuclease (similar to Saccharomyces cerevisiae YMR262W; ancestral locus Anc_8.814); the protein is MELGRGAVDGGVLCDAHCHWGGDGGGDGGGGGVPRVVMATGPRDMALVAGGHWRYGLGVHPWEAHTVYCGAAGPQSKREHYERVLQPQGAEAGAEVLPQGVIDELPDPAPLRLLLPLSLDSGSGSTSSGPVCVGEVGLDRARRLHLHNHTYRVDIAHQTAVLEHCLLYARTHSLPVSLHVVRCQQLAWECCTRVLQGSNVRVMLHSYSGSLQFLQTHWTVSFPGEQLYVSVGPGVSRRLDYTRVPRSSLLVETDLFLDPSREETIAEADASLAETIQWLASQLGEDPSLLSRTIRNNYNTFYNIV
- the TPS3 gene encoding trehalose 6-phosphate synthase/phosphatase complex subunit (similar to Saccharomyces cerevisiae TSL1 (YML100W) and TPS3 (YMR261C); ancestral locus Anc_8.813): MTIIVASLFLPYQPQFEVDDDELLQTLDDSVVDIDPEQLTRLRSASPALNQDIRNKSQDSLLENYTLPRIKSATAIDQLMSSDEFMKNLTANASNANTPKHRKPFYRIGGASAAPGAGAGSQQQPLQQPVPGNAAKNSSVENFFSAYNSNSATSLMDLPQGGNPHAPLGIAAPVAAPPGDSTASLLKNVNRSLLKHSILNKHSMSSGNVPTLKDGRPPTIVTPRSRAAQQPQQRRPPSQPAQTQPQKKVGDEETPTGDLHYNVPKFGGFSKKNLDLKLKIKSANPQAASQELFKKIPWKIVDTIKGNGSLKNAINQALDEETIKESVQWVGTMGLPTDEIPEEVLTEIQHTLTDQYGCHAILPDDFVFDGGYHNFCKQIMWPTFHYQIPDNPNMKAFDTHSWGQYVKLNEMVAQQILAQYKVGDTVWIHDYHLMLVPRMVRRELPDARIGFFLHVSFPSSEVFRCLAERETILDGILGANFVAFQTQEYLRHFLQTCNRILMADVTVPDREIEYNGQITCVKSIPIGIDPFSLQLQVIKDERVANWRQLIRERWGGVKLIVCRDQLDRIRGLIKKLLSFEQFLKDNPDYFGKVTLLQICIGKENDMDLKRQIMLIIDRINSLAPLHIGASPPVVFLHQDLDFEQYLALNCEAEMFWVNSLREGMNLTCHEFIVSTIEKNAPLMISEFTGSASLLRQGAVLINPWDIKDVSLKIKVCLEASPVKKKYRWKKMMKSIISNDSESWIKLNFQNIYSTWEYTQERTTVAKFSYENLLRDYNKTSKQFFLFKVSQPPTSHMIKVLGDLASKNIVYVINSFSKSIMEILYNRVPNLGLIAENGAYVKVDGQKWHNMVDQIDWKNEAVKIFDDKVERLPGSYYKISESMIRFHTENAEDQDRVASVVGDAIAHINTVFSESDIHAYVHNNVVYVQQMGLSLTAIKFLFRYYNSATVPAATDDDVAAGSAPVQTAEEVEEGKSQTPIDFACITGSTSPIIEPVFNFVKEEMEQEHLQCGHTVVYGNVTSTNALEHVNGLNGLFNILQKLSKV
- the TIF11 gene encoding translation initiation complex factor eIF1A (similar to Saccharomyces cerevisiae TIF11 (YMR260C); ancestral locus Anc_8.812) → MGKKNTKGGKKGRRGKNVSDGPKRELIYKDEGQEYAQITKMLGNGRVEASCFDGNKRMAHIRGKLRKKVWMGQGDIILVSLRDFQDDQCDVVHKYNLDEARTLKTQGELPENAKINETDNFGFESDEDVNFEFGDADDDDDDEDDGELDIDDI
- the TRM732 gene encoding tRNA methylation protein TRM732 (similar to Saccharomyces cerevisiae YMR259C; ancestral locus Anc_8.811), with protein sequence MDVASGEDVAKIKQSLIASNPVKILTQDDVAKHAIIPRFIDDFEVLVAALKATSRDTKSNTASATDKYRTLVVDCLSIWFSRTAQLLQAKLFTTHRDEFSQTLRTRVLSTANCDFFFKYIIDFWIDGNPPLISALKSLFDKFLGLLKIVQGSKDICFMLNKWSDEILKVPSTLKVQYYLIEVLSLEVNMHHILERQPNFIAKSFQLFKTDSLANPIGKCLVNLLINVYKIHFGEDRAKIPHWVQIWIEPLRKSVNMANPATANLIKLYFLAPLLKHTPSEVFIQLFQNVNLSKDDPSLLLLVLRIGEELSIEEEPFHNDRLIPMDTVAELLDVDEFKLAAFELLTYSSKKSKPIQPTVFDVIIEHLTIFFIDSNIESANSFSSTFKKFVLRIRDSAYGLNRTMIKLNKANKFPEEQEQIKLQLQNYQNFLKRLLRLLKRNIIPGVQYQESLLSLDIVQYLISIGLDSNIPAEFVDKQNPIVWPFRMDIITDVTLLQLLLDNLVNRFSDIRQVSKTLLFAANKCETSKKVLDELVDVTSLMARTKQNLPKYQDSETNASLNSFLFGISLDKIKCIEDRVHELRIENQRVKKDPIARSKNVISGHCTVLALYLDALDSEDIPKVVLDPILEQVSAAWEIVKGIMCYDASDSLLPAEYLGSGISDQTVLTYSFKTVKESCALLDVLLTRYPLSDSQLEPLGEHLISQLLNIRHSGAFQAVLPTFKIFCYKCRERIPKRLTNWLDEILKTLETKTQHITRRSGGLPFLVTSIIVTETDKKRPELKTVFDKLLSIISNASEINHQDKLDLPAVNAFNCIKAIFIESKLSHACTAYFPIGLEWSLKYFSSDIWALRNCSLMLFTSLQNRIFGKTGNNIGARLFFTRYNGIKGTLLSILDQSTKTQTDVESTFLVLNLLLRLNQTPGYDGLDVFIPPVTHCLKDVNWKIRELAAKVLASFVDQSHGICINIITNVSLTDQNKLHGHLQVIAHLLGKQMYSSELIPFILSSAHQFVTLNPCYVTVKAYLKNVDTIFKEYRADVTDSQYTEIVAIFGNYFLKKSEKYCIDGSKQLCLAQVASFLLRNEKSQNKMPLCEIALECPFYEVQNAAINYVIEVWDTESLKGTELIGICASLQSLLHSPEVLISLKGNVMKALQKCGQNFGMRDLMQTLKTPRAESYILYAITLLGECVKTYQDARLMLEFLQPYLCDEASESYRSATLTSLINCSKNIKVPQVLLEIHNFLSDDDIDLRETAAAYLNRDVMMLSNWHIAQNFMVTSERFCRQYVGLFREEEVRAYITERIIKFFEKNDIFASKKNFEGLFDVEKDNQYRNDIQQNFQYLDMLKEIDLGSDSSLRTYATSYCTKVIRHISGLQLQDNLSGWTADIDVFSRIVVLRTLLDQENELSELQVLDTVLKEYNAHPLIFEY